A window of Halobellus sp. LT62 contains these coding sequences:
- a CDS encoding DUF354 domain-containing protein: protein MDILITIQHPAHVHFFKHAIDEFEACGHEVYVRALDKDVSLSLLKEYDIEHEVIGSPGESLPALALSTLTIEYRLYREARRIEPDVITTVGGFYAAHVARLVGTDCVVFTDTEHATLSNALTFPFADEVATPECYRDDTGANQYRYPSYHELAYLHPDRFDPDPSALDGLPVGPHDSYAVVRLVSWGAAHDVGDEGIEDLSALIDRLERAGATVLVSAEDDALPSELHGYALDVAPHLIHHVLAYADLFVGESGTMAAESAVLGTPTVYVHSAEPGLMQDLETHGLLFGYHGERRNERAVNRADDILRSTDVDWEERRQRLLEEKVDATDVVVRRVLTAASEVRTRERRVPATDPQRS from the coding sequence ATGGACATCCTCATCACGATCCAGCACCCGGCGCACGTACACTTCTTCAAGCACGCTATCGACGAGTTCGAGGCGTGCGGCCACGAGGTGTACGTCCGCGCCCTGGATAAAGACGTCTCGCTGTCGCTCCTCAAAGAGTACGACATCGAGCACGAGGTCATCGGCTCGCCAGGTGAGTCTTTGCCTGCCCTCGCGCTCTCGACGCTAACGATCGAATACCGTCTCTACCGCGAGGCTAGGCGGATCGAACCAGACGTGATAACTACCGTCGGCGGCTTCTATGCCGCCCACGTCGCGCGGCTCGTCGGCACGGACTGCGTTGTTTTCACCGACACTGAGCACGCGACGCTCTCGAACGCGCTGACGTTCCCCTTCGCCGACGAGGTCGCGACGCCGGAGTGCTACCGCGACGACACCGGAGCGAACCAGTACCGCTATCCAAGCTATCACGAACTCGCGTACCTACACCCGGACCGGTTCGATCCGGACCCGTCGGCGCTCGATGGATTGCCGGTCGGCCCCCACGACTCCTACGCAGTCGTACGGCTGGTCAGTTGGGGCGCGGCTCACGACGTCGGCGACGAGGGGATCGAAGACCTCTCGGCGCTGATCGACCGCCTCGAACGAGCGGGTGCGACGGTGTTGGTCTCGGCCGAAGACGACGCGCTTCCGTCAGAACTCCACGGATACGCCCTCGACGTCGCCCCGCACCTCATCCACCACGTCCTCGCGTACGCCGACCTGTTTGTCGGCGAGAGCGGGACGATGGCCGCCGAAAGCGCCGTTCTCGGAACACCCACTGTGTACGTTCACAGCGCGGAGCCGGGTCTAATGCAGGATTTGGAAACCCACGGGCTGTTGTTCGGCTATCACGGAGAGCGGCGGAACGAGCGCGCCGTGAATCGAGCGGACGACATCCTGCGATCGACTGATGTCGACTGGGAGGAACGACGACAGCGCCTCCTCGAGGAGAAGGTCGACGCGACGGACGTCGTCGTCCGGCGCGTTCTCACGGCCGCCAGTGAGGTCAGAACCCGAGAGCGGCGCGTTCCCGCCACCGACCCCCAGCGCTCCTAA
- a CDS encoding nucleotide sugar dehydrogenase, which produces MTETVCVVGLGYVGLPLAVEFDRAGKEVIGYDVDAVKIDELASGTDPTGDLTDDRVAASDVFFTAEPSHISDADFVIVTVPTPVDSMENPDLRFVESAAETIGEYIVPGVTVVLESTVYPGATESVLVPELESASGYTVGEDIFVGYSPERASPGDAGRNVRDVVKVIGANSESVRDDLAKLYGSIVDAGIHRAPDIETAEASKVIENVQRDMNIALVNELAIACDHMGLTTEDVLEAAGTKWNFHDGYSPGFVGGHCIPVDPFYLTYRAKREGFSPKLVLQAREINEYVPVHAARKAVKTINESGRVLKDTRLLILGLAYKPGVGDIRSSNVGTMIDELAEYDVECVGYDPHAAPSESRAEFDIEVVEAVDFEAYDGVVVSTAHESFGDYDLESMAASLGPDPVMVDVADVFDADTATDLSFHYAQL; this is translated from the coding sequence ATGACTGAGACAGTCTGCGTCGTGGGGCTCGGCTACGTCGGCCTCCCGCTGGCGGTCGAGTTCGATCGGGCGGGGAAGGAAGTAATCGGATACGACGTCGACGCAGTGAAAATCGACGAACTCGCGTCGGGGACCGATCCGACCGGCGACCTCACCGACGACCGCGTCGCGGCTTCCGATGTGTTCTTCACGGCGGAACCCTCGCACATCTCTGATGCGGACTTCGTCATCGTGACGGTTCCGACACCGGTCGACAGTATGGAAAACCCCGACCTCCGATTCGTCGAATCGGCGGCCGAGACCATCGGGGAGTACATCGTGCCGGGAGTTACTGTCGTGCTCGAATCCACCGTCTACCCCGGTGCGACCGAGTCCGTCCTCGTTCCCGAACTCGAATCTGCGTCCGGTTACACCGTCGGCGAAGACATCTTCGTCGGCTACTCGCCGGAACGCGCCTCGCCGGGGGATGCCGGACGAAACGTCCGGGACGTGGTCAAGGTGATCGGCGCAAACTCCGAGTCAGTCCGCGATGACCTCGCAAAGCTCTACGGAAGCATCGTCGACGCCGGTATCCATCGAGCGCCCGACATCGAGACCGCAGAGGCGTCGAAGGTCATCGAAAACGTCCAGCGGGACATGAACATCGCCCTCGTCAACGAACTGGCCATCGCGTGCGACCATATGGGCCTGACGACGGAAGACGTGCTCGAAGCTGCCGGGACGAAGTGGAACTTCCACGACGGCTACTCACCGGGATTCGTCGGCGGACACTGCATTCCGGTCGACCCGTTCTACCTCACGTACCGCGCCAAGCGTGAGGGGTTCTCGCCGAAGCTCGTGTTACAGGCCCGCGAGATCAACGAGTACGTCCCCGTCCACGCAGCGCGAAAGGCTGTCAAGACGATCAACGAGTCCGGCCGCGTCCTGAAGGACACGCGGCTCCTGATCCTCGGGCTGGCCTACAAACCCGGGGTCGGAGACATCCGCAGCTCCAACGTCGGGACGATGATAGACGAACTCGCCGAGTACGACGTCGAGTGCGTGGGATACGATCCGCACGCCGCCCCCTCCGAGTCACGGGCGGAATTCGACATCGAGGTGGTCGAAGCGGTCGACTTCGAGGCGTACGACGGCGTTGTCGTCTCGACGGCACACGAGTCCTTTGGCGACTACGACCTCGAATCGATGGCCGCCTCCCTCGGACCGGACCCGGTAATGGTCGACGTGGCCGACGTGTTCGACGCTGACACGGCGACTGACCTGAGCTTCCACTACGCGCAGTTGTGA
- a CDS encoding acyltransferase, with product MNTYVTGTGCEIDEDVTIGYPAGDDPGKAVIGDDARIRSGTIVYSDVDIGDRFATGHNALVRENTRIGDDVVVGTDTIVDGTSVVGSNVSLQSRVYVPTNTYVGSDVFVGPGAVLTNDPYPVRRDVDLSGPTLEDGVSIGGNATILPDVTVGEGAFVAAGAVVTDDVPARTLAVGAPAEHRPLPAALSGENTI from the coding sequence ATGAACACGTACGTCACAGGGACCGGCTGCGAGATCGATGAGGACGTCACGATCGGCTACCCGGCGGGAGACGATCCCGGGAAGGCGGTCATCGGCGACGACGCCCGCATCCGCTCGGGGACGATCGTGTACAGCGACGTAGATATTGGGGATAGGTTCGCCACCGGCCACAACGCGCTCGTTCGAGAAAACACTCGAATCGGCGACGACGTCGTCGTCGGGACCGATACGATCGTCGACGGAACGTCCGTCGTCGGCTCTAACGTTAGCCTCCAAAGCCGCGTCTACGTGCCCACGAACACGTACGTGGGGAGCGACGTGTTCGTGGGCCCCGGCGCAGTCCTGACAAACGATCCGTACCCGGTCAGGCGGGACGTCGACCTGTCGGGACCGACGCTCGAAGACGGCGTCTCGATCGGAGGGAACGCGACGATTCTCCCCGACGTGACCGTCGGTGAGGGAGCGTTCGTCGCCGCCGGTGCCGTCGTCACCGACGACGTCCCAGCCCGTACCCTCGCAGTCGGCGCACCGGCAGAACATCGCCCGCTACCGGCCGCACTTAGCGGAGAGAACACGATATGA
- a CDS encoding ATP-grasp domain-containing protein, protein MTLLDTVRPSIRDGDVTVLVAGVGTLGASGILKALRQTDAFDAHIVGVDANPNARGFSLVDTAATVSQEEPGALVAEIHEIAWTENVDVIFPLGTEYLRPLSESKPTFESEGIRVMVADPRALAIARDTGRLYGELVKQGHPATPEFYRVSTHDEFVDAVHALGYPDRCVCFKPPIGTDLSCLHILDPEINRFNALLNKQSNSIRTTLDGVLPAFAETTEFPDLIVTEDLRGEKYSVDALVRTEDEPILVTRLHTETDENRSFTGTVEEDFELMEYSREICDLIGVEYNATLRFKRGVDGTPKLLGVHPRISKSITACVGAGANIPALSVQYALGHELPDVDVEWGTHVTRDWQDVFYGPDREPSTI, encoded by the coding sequence ATGACACTGCTGGATACCGTTCGGCCCTCGATCCGGGACGGCGACGTGACCGTATTGGTGGCAGGCGTTGGGACGCTGGGGGCGTCGGGGATCCTCAAAGCCCTCCGACAGACCGACGCGTTCGACGCCCACATTGTCGGGGTCGACGCGAATCCGAACGCACGCGGGTTCAGTCTGGTCGACACTGCAGCGACCGTTTCGCAAGAAGAACCCGGAGCCCTCGTTGCCGAGATACACGAAATCGCTTGGACCGAGAACGTGGACGTAATCTTCCCGCTCGGAACCGAGTATCTCCGCCCGCTCTCAGAATCGAAACCGACCTTCGAGAGCGAAGGCATCCGAGTGATGGTTGCTGATCCGCGTGCCCTCGCAATCGCCCGGGACACGGGGCGTCTCTACGGGGAACTCGTCAAGCAGGGACACCCCGCAACGCCTGAGTTCTACCGCGTTTCGACCCACGACGAGTTCGTCGATGCGGTTCACGCGCTCGGGTATCCGGACCGATGCGTCTGTTTCAAGCCTCCCATCGGCACCGACCTCTCCTGTCTGCACATCCTCGACCCGGAAATAAACCGATTCAACGCCCTGCTGAACAAGCAGTCGAACAGCATCCGAACCACATTAGACGGAGTATTGCCGGCGTTCGCCGAGACGACGGAGTTTCCAGACCTCATCGTGACAGAGGACCTCCGAGGGGAGAAATACAGCGTCGACGCGTTGGTCCGGACGGAGGACGAACCGATTCTCGTCACTCGATTGCACACCGAGACCGACGAGAATCGGTCGTTCACCGGAACCGTCGAGGAGGATTTCGAGCTGATGGAGTACTCCCGGGAAATCTGTGACCTGATCGGGGTAGAGTACAACGCCACGCTTCGGTTCAAGCGTGGCGTCGACGGGACGCCGAAGCTCCTCGGCGTCCACCCTCGGATATCGAAGAGCATCACCGCCTGCGTCGGAGCGGGAGCGAACATACCCGCACTCAGCGTTCAGTACGCGCTCGGCCACGAACTCCCGGACGTCGACGTCGAGTGGGGGACGCACGTCACGCGCGACTGGCAGGACGTGTTCTACGGGCCGGACCGGGAGCCGAGTACGATCTGA
- the glmS gene encoding glutamine--fructose-6-phosphate transaminase (isomerizing) → MCGIIAHAGDREALDPLVTGLEKLEYRGYDSAGIAVKNGHGLDVWKCSGQVSDLKRTINTVDSSATLGIGHTRWSTHGPPTDENAHPHTDHSDRVAAVHNGIIENYETLKEKLSEDGYEFTSDTDTEVIPNLIRYYLDHGNEPLAAFEHAVSDLDGSYAIATVIEGNDSIFAARQGSPLVLGLEENSYYLASDVPAFLSQTDTVLYLEDGDVLEVRSDGVEIIDEEGQLAQREVEQVDWQPGETEKAQFDHYMLKEIHSQPESLQKTLEGRFDREKDEIDLDLGLDLSGIDSVQLVACGTSYHAAMFGASLLNQCGVPARSIRASEYDVSAGTPSERTLFIAVTQSGETADTLTALSSAKEAGASTLAVTNVVQSTAAREADEPLYIRAGPEIGVAATKTFSSQAVTLTLLSQFLAEVTDDGSPLDTLPELVSDLSELSNAVEQVLQTSDAERLSREYLNERAYFFIGRGLGCSVAKEGALKFKEVTYEHAEGFASGELKHGPLALVTERTPVFTICVDGSRKTVTNAEEAKTRGAPIVAVSPPDHGIVDTADEHLYVPEMHPICTYLLANVQLQLLSYYSATELDRAIDKPRNLAKSVTVE, encoded by the coding sequence ATGTGCGGTATCATCGCACACGCGGGGGATCGCGAAGCGCTCGATCCGCTCGTAACGGGTCTCGAAAAGCTCGAATACCGCGGGTACGACTCCGCCGGGATCGCGGTGAAGAACGGACACGGGCTGGACGTCTGGAAGTGCTCCGGACAGGTCTCGGATCTGAAGAGGACCATCAACACCGTCGACTCCAGCGCGACTCTCGGTATCGGTCACACTCGATGGAGTACGCACGGACCGCCAACCGACGAGAACGCACACCCGCACACAGATCACTCGGACCGCGTCGCCGCGGTTCACAACGGCATCATCGAGAACTACGAGACGCTCAAAGAGAAACTCTCCGAGGACGGGTACGAGTTTACGAGTGACACGGACACCGAAGTCATCCCGAACCTCATCAGATACTACCTCGATCACGGAAACGAACCGCTGGCTGCCTTCGAACACGCGGTGAGCGACTTGGACGGAAGCTACGCGATCGCGACCGTCATCGAGGGGAACGACTCCATTTTCGCCGCCCGACAGGGGTCGCCGCTCGTGCTCGGTCTCGAAGAGAACAGTTACTATCTGGCGAGCGACGTGCCGGCGTTCCTCAGTCAGACGGACACCGTTCTCTACCTCGAGGATGGTGACGTCCTCGAGGTTCGTTCCGACGGCGTCGAAATCATCGATGAGGAGGGACAGCTGGCGCAACGCGAGGTCGAGCAGGTCGACTGGCAGCCCGGTGAGACTGAGAAGGCACAGTTCGACCACTATATGCTCAAGGAGATCCACAGCCAACCAGAGTCGCTTCAAAAGACGCTCGAGGGGCGTTTCGACCGCGAAAAGGACGAGATCGATCTCGACTTGGGACTCGATCTCTCCGGGATCGACTCCGTCCAACTCGTGGCCTGCGGCACCTCCTACCACGCTGCGATGTTCGGCGCGAGCCTGCTGAACCAGTGCGGCGTCCCGGCACGGTCGATTCGCGCGAGCGAGTACGACGTCTCCGCGGGCACCCCGTCCGAGAGAACTCTCTTTATCGCCGTCACACAGAGCGGCGAGACGGCCGATACGCTCACTGCACTGAGTAGCGCGAAAGAGGCTGGTGCCTCCACTCTCGCGGTGACGAACGTCGTCCAGTCGACGGCCGCACGCGAGGCGGACGAGCCGCTCTACATCCGCGCGGGTCCCGAGATCGGCGTCGCGGCGACGAAGACGTTCTCCTCGCAGGCCGTGACGCTCACGCTCCTCAGTCAGTTCCTCGCTGAGGTCACAGACGACGGCTCCCCGTTGGACACACTCCCGGAACTCGTTTCGGACCTGTCCGAGCTCTCCAACGCTGTTGAGCAGGTGCTTCAAACGAGCGACGCGGAGCGTCTTTCCCGGGAGTACCTCAACGAAAGGGCGTACTTCTTTATTGGGCGCGGACTCGGATGCTCCGTCGCGAAGGAGGGCGCACTCAAGTTCAAGGAGGTGACGTACGAGCACGCAGAGGGATTCGCGTCCGGCGAGCTCAAACATGGTCCGCTGGCACTCGTTACTGAACGAACGCCGGTATTCACAATCTGTGTGGACGGTAGTCGGAAGACGGTGACGAACGCCGAAGAGGCGAAGACCCGAGGTGCGCCCATCGTCGCGGTCTCCCCGCCGGATCACGGGATCGTGGATACAGCCGACGAACACCTCTACGTCCCGGAGATGCATCCGATCTGTACGTACCTCCTCGCGAACGTCCAGTTGCAGTTGCTCTCGTACTACAGCGCGACGGAACTGGACCGCGCGATCGACAAGCCGCGTAACCTCGCCAAGAGCGTGACGGTCGAATAA
- a CDS encoding DUF1616 domain-containing protein yields MTSSHRRWTLDLLLVIAGAIAALAVILLDIEGSLVRSLFVVPLIVLYPGYALLAVIFPERRSEVDADRLGRDLSLTRPARHTAGILYSVRLVLSATASLALVAAVALLTNALGRGFDAAIVGLGVFVVTIVLTSLAFARRASLPSDARAGLPALSIIVGTVSSSGGGQSSSLSSVRRSPVPFVVNILVIVSVLVFLSSIGFAMVETRGPDAEFTEAYLVTENGTGYTASDYPRQLSRGETTVYTLALESHEHEPTTYTVVTELQRTEQTANGTQVVDEDELSRTRHTIEDGETAYLDREVQPTMSGDGLRLVFHVYEGEAPEDVDRENAYRTVQLVVSVDGDGPTQFQRQSSARRTVA; encoded by the coding sequence ATGACGTCGTCTCACCGCCGGTGGACACTCGATTTACTCCTCGTCATCGCGGGGGCGATCGCCGCCCTTGCGGTGATCCTCTTAGACATCGAGGGATCGCTCGTCCGAAGTCTCTTCGTCGTGCCGCTGATCGTCCTATACCCCGGGTACGCGCTGTTGGCGGTGATATTCCCGGAGAGACGGTCTGAGGTGGACGCAGACCGTCTCGGGCGCGACCTGTCGCTGACCCGTCCAGCGCGACACACGGCCGGGATCCTGTACTCAGTTCGACTGGTCCTCTCGGCCACCGCAAGCTTAGCGCTCGTCGCCGCCGTCGCCCTGCTCACGAACGCGCTCGGTCGCGGGTTCGACGCCGCTATCGTGGGGTTGGGTGTGTTCGTAGTAACGATCGTCCTCACCTCCCTCGCCTTCGCTCGTCGCGCGTCGCTTCCCTCGGACGCCCGTGCCGGTCTCCCGGCGCTTTCGATAATCGTCGGGACCGTATCGTCGTCCGGCGGAGGACAGAGCTCCTCGCTTTCGTCGGTACGGCGTTCACCGGTCCCCTTCGTGGTTAACATACTGGTTATCGTGAGTGTCCTCGTGTTCCTCAGCAGCATCGGGTTCGCGATGGTCGAGACTCGGGGACCCGACGCCGAGTTCACCGAAGCGTACCTCGTGACAGAAAACGGGACCGGATACACCGCGAGCGACTACCCGAGGCAGCTCTCCCGAGGAGAGACAACGGTGTACACGCTCGCACTGGAGAGCCACGAGCACGAACCGACGACGTACACTGTCGTCACCGAACTCCAGCGAACAGAGCAGACGGCGAACGGAACGCAAGTGGTGGATGAGGACGAACTCTCGCGGACACGACACACGATCGAGGATGGAGAAACGGCGTATCTCGATCGTGAGGTGCAGCCGACGATGTCCGGCGACGGACTCAGACTGGTTTTCCACGTCTACGAGGGTGAGGCTCCCGAGGATGTGGATCGAGAGAACGCCTACCGAACCGTCCAACTCGTCGTTTCAGTCGACGGTGACGGCCCCACGCAATTTCAGCGACAGTCGTCGGCTAGGAGGACGGTCGCCTGA
- a CDS encoding DsbA family protein: MGDREVDRRRVLSLTGAAAIASLSGCASIAQEANSDSDRQTGSGTERSTERTTDASANRTSDDTSAEVHPRSIDEPGFELPSAPIPNGSTNPRYPTIGTAEMTLTLYGNWKCPYTQEFVRGQLGVLIDDFVTTGDVAIELRNVAYLNEDPYLGSDAPRASEAGLAVWNVDPESFWTYLSYVFANQPQERYEWASTETLVRFAERAGVDDIDRIRQAIRNRTYARDVQTSAERANEVGISTVPRVVYDDTVTAPTVEPEATRAQFERAANDESASEDGSTEHGTPDDSPAGNTSDSEDDTDREDSDEADGTGFDGWDSGEPSARSAVVD, translated from the coding sequence ATGGGTGACAGAGAAGTAGACAGACGACGAGTGCTCAGCCTGACCGGTGCCGCAGCGATCGCGTCGCTCAGCGGCTGTGCGAGCATCGCTCAGGAGGCGAACTCCGATTCGGATCGACAGACGGGATCGGGAACCGAGCGATCGACCGAACGGACGACAGACGCCAGCGCCAATCGGACGAGTGACGACACGTCGGCCGAGGTCCACCCGCGATCAATCGACGAACCGGGCTTCGAGCTCCCATCAGCCCCGATACCGAACGGATCGACGAATCCGCGGTATCCGACCATCGGAACGGCGGAGATGACCCTCACACTGTACGGAAACTGGAAATGTCCGTACACCCAAGAGTTCGTCAGGGGGCAACTGGGCGTCCTGATCGACGACTTCGTCACCACCGGCGATGTGGCAATTGAACTCCGCAACGTCGCATATCTGAACGAGGACCCGTACCTCGGTTCGGACGCGCCGAGGGCGAGCGAGGCTGGTCTTGCCGTGTGGAACGTCGACCCCGAGTCGTTTTGGACGTACCTATCGTACGTCTTCGCGAATCAACCACAAGAGCGGTACGAGTGGGCGTCCACCGAGACCCTCGTCCGGTTCGCCGAGCGGGCGGGCGTGGACGACATCGATCGCATTCGGCAGGCGATTCGAAACCGAACGTACGCCCGGGACGTACAAACGTCCGCCGAGAGAGCGAACGAGGTCGGGATCAGCACCGTCCCACGCGTCGTTTACGACGATACCGTGACCGCGCCGACGGTGGAGCCCGAGGCGACGCGGGCGCAGTTCGAACGCGCAGCGAACGACGAATCAGCGTCGGAAGACGGATCGACCGAACACGGGACACCCGACGACTCTCCAGCGGGGAACACATCAGACAGCGAAGACGACACCGACCGAGAGGATTCGGACGAGGCGGATGGCACGGGTTTTGACGGGTGGGACTCCGGCGAGCCGTCGGCGCGTTCGGCGGTCGTCGATTGA
- a CDS encoding nucleotide sugar dehydrogenase, which translates to MSSKSTIRAVYGSTRPEDEQIDALTSGQVPVGVYGLGKMGLPLASVYAETTGNVVGADVDPHVVREVNAGRSHVVGEPGLEDLVEEQVERGSLVADTDPGDVAAETNVHVVIVPTLIDDRGRPDLSIIEAVTENIARGLDEGDLVVFESTLPPRTCADELLPKLEAESGLSLGEFGLAFCPERTSSGRALKDIRGAYPKVVGGADAESTRAAALVYEQITSNDVITVSDTTTAEAVKVFEGIYRDVNIALANELANHAEEFEIDVTEAIDVANTQPFCDVHAPGAGVGGHCIPYYPKFLIERFDAESSLMETAREINDEMPHVTAQATLDRLEGQGVDPADATVLVLGLAYRAGVEEIRKTPALPVVEHLDDAGADVIATDPVLDDTAAFENAGATVVDDPTGDELSVDAVVLVTAHDSFDRLDVPALGEGERPVVFVDGRQAATKYRDDDDVVYEGIGLYD; encoded by the coding sequence ATGAGCTCGAAATCCACCATCAGGGCGGTCTACGGATCCACGCGACCTGAAGACGAACAGATCGACGCACTGACGTCGGGGCAGGTACCTGTCGGCGTCTATGGTCTCGGCAAGATGGGGCTTCCCCTCGCCTCGGTCTACGCCGAAACCACGGGTAACGTGGTCGGCGCGGACGTCGATCCTCACGTCGTCCGGGAGGTCAACGCCGGTCGCAGTCACGTCGTCGGCGAGCCAGGACTGGAGGACCTCGTCGAGGAACAGGTCGAACGAGGGTCGCTCGTCGCCGACACCGATCCCGGTGACGTCGCAGCGGAAACGAACGTGCACGTGGTCATCGTCCCGACGCTCATCGACGACCGCGGCCGCCCCGACCTCTCGATAATCGAGGCGGTGACGGAGAACATCGCACGGGGGCTCGACGAGGGCGACCTCGTCGTCTTCGAGTCGACGCTCCCCCCGCGAACCTGCGCCGACGAACTCCTGCCGAAACTCGAAGCCGAGAGCGGGCTCTCCCTCGGAGAGTTCGGGCTCGCGTTCTGCCCCGAGCGGACCTCCTCTGGACGGGCGTTGAAAGACATCCGGGGCGCGTATCCGAAGGTCGTCGGCGGCGCGGACGCCGAAAGCACACGCGCCGCGGCGCTCGTCTACGAGCAGATCACCTCGAACGACGTCATAACCGTTTCTGACACCACGACTGCGGAGGCGGTCAAGGTCTTCGAGGGCATCTACCGCGATGTCAACATCGCGCTCGCGAACGAACTCGCGAACCACGCCGAGGAGTTCGAAATCGACGTCACGGAGGCGATCGACGTCGCCAACACGCAGCCGTTCTGTGACGTCCACGCGCCCGGCGCGGGCGTCGGCGGGCATTGCATCCCGTACTATCCGAAGTTCCTCATCGAGCGATTCGATGCGGAGTCGTCGCTTATGGAGACGGCCCGCGAGATCAACGACGAGATGCCGCACGTCACCGCGCAGGCGACGCTCGACCGACTGGAGGGGCAGGGCGTCGATCCCGCGGATGCGACCGTCCTCGTCCTCGGATTGGCCTACCGGGCCGGCGTCGAAGAGATCCGAAAGACGCCGGCGCTGCCGGTCGTCGAACACCTCGACGACGCCGGTGCCGACGTCATCGCCACCGACCCTGTCCTCGACGACACCGCCGCGTTCGAGAACGCTGGCGCGACGGTGGTCGACGATCCGACCGGCGACGAACTGTCTGTCGACGCCGTCGTTCTCGTGACCGCCCACGACTCGTTCGACCGCCTCGACGTTCCGGCGCTCGGCGAGGGCGAACGCCCGGTCGTGTTCGTCGACGGCCGCCAAGCAGCGACGAAGTACCGAGACGACGACGATGTTGTCTACGAGGGGATCGGCCTCTATGACTGA